In a genomic window of Gigantopelta aegis isolate Gae_Host chromosome 9, Gae_host_genome, whole genome shotgun sequence:
- the LOC121380423 gene encoding uncharacterized protein LOC121380423 isoform X1: MLDNEIYRNEVHCLNRDTGVMPFAEVSSSLVIPNTPKGGLLVRVCYAGACYNENQFRRRGIRPRFPGIRDTSLYPGYEIAGIIEDVCNTLPNSNYTPGDKVIIFPDDKLSESGYKEFIAISDTSQVLQIPRNLQLDIAAMLPGGALTAYSAVLKAKPHVEKLKEVKACVNVLIVGAGGLGLWTLKIANYLISGNCSEIKLFVADNSIDKLLTAQDHKCYDIIHWNEEDHEEYIAERTIDACRGGVDVIIDFVSSPRTMQRSLKVLNREGLILVGGNSMSEVSISLNALAAKQQSIVGIPKGSMNQLRELVRLVAEQKLEIPQYAVFPVEEANQVFKDLCDCRITGRAIFKFGNINQTAMDNATHH; the protein is encoded by the exons ATGCTTGACAACGAAATTTATCGGAATGAAGTTCATTGTCTGAACAGAGATACAGGAGTAATGCCTTTTGCTGAAGTTAGTTCATCACTCGTGATACCCAACACACCAAAAGGAGGTCTTCTTGTTCGA GTGTGTTATGCTGGGGCGTGTTATAACGAAAACCAGTTTAGACGACGAGGAATTCGCCCCCGATTTCCAGGTATTAGAGACACTTCACTGTATCCAG GGTATGAAATAGCTGGTATTATCGAAGATGTGTGCAACACACTTCCCAACAGCAATTACACACCAGGTGACAAGGTGATCATATTTCCTGATGATAAATTGTCCGAAAGTGGCTACAAGGAGTTTATTGCCATCAGTGACACGAGTCAGGTCCTCCAGATTCCTCGTAACTTGCAACTCGATATTGCTGCCATGCTGCCAGGAGGAGCTCTCACTGCCTACAGTGCTGTTCTCAAGGCCAAACCACATGTTGAAAAACTGAAGGAAGTCAAAG CTTGTGTGAATGTGTTGATAGTTGGAGCTGGGGGCCTGGGACTTTGGACATTGAAAATTGCCAACTATTTGATTAGTGGCAACTGCTCAGAAATAAAACTGTTTGTGGCAGACAACAGCATAGATAAGCTGCTTACAGCGCAGGATCACAAGTGCTATGATATCATTCACTGGAACGAAGAGGATCATGAGGAATACATTGCAGAGCGGACAATCGACGCTTGTCGTGGTGGTGTCGACGTCATCATTGACTTCGTCAGCTCACCAAGAACCATGCAAAGATCGCTCAAAGTTCTCAACAGG GAGGGTTTAATACTCGTTGGCGGTAACAGCATGTCTGAAGTGAGCATCAGCCTAAATGCTCTGGCGGCAAAACAACAAAGCATTGTGGGAATCCCGAAAGGCAGTATGAATCAATTGAGAGAACTAGTCAGGCTAGTAGCAGAACAAAAG CTGGAAATTCCACAATATGCAGTTTTCCCCGTTGAAGAAGCAAACCAGGTTTTCAAAGACTTGTGTGATTGTCGGATCACGGGACGAGCCATTTTCAAATTCGGCAACATCAACCAGACTGCGATGGACAATGCCACACACCACTGA
- the LOC121380423 gene encoding zeta-crystallin-like isoform X2: MLDNEIYRNEVHCLNRDTGVMPFAEVSSSLVIPNTPKGGLLVRVCYAGACYNENQFRRRGIRPRFPGYEIAGIIEDVCNTLPNSNYTPGDKVIIFPDDKLSESGYKEFIAISDTSQVLQIPRNLQLDIAAMLPGGALTAYSAVLKAKPHVEKLKEVKACVNVLIVGAGGLGLWTLKIANYLISGNCSEIKLFVADNSIDKLLTAQDHKCYDIIHWNEEDHEEYIAERTIDACRGGVDVIIDFVSSPRTMQRSLKVLNREGLILVGGNSMSEVSISLNALAAKQQSIVGIPKGSMNQLRELVRLVAEQKLEIPQYAVFPVEEANQVFKDLCDCRITGRAIFKFGNINQTAMDNATHH, translated from the exons ATGCTTGACAACGAAATTTATCGGAATGAAGTTCATTGTCTGAACAGAGATACAGGAGTAATGCCTTTTGCTGAAGTTAGTTCATCACTCGTGATACCCAACACACCAAAAGGAGGTCTTCTTGTTCGA GTGTGTTATGCTGGGGCGTGTTATAACGAAAACCAGTTTAGACGACGAGGAATTCGCCCCCGATTTCCAG GGTATGAAATAGCTGGTATTATCGAAGATGTGTGCAACACACTTCCCAACAGCAATTACACACCAGGTGACAAGGTGATCATATTTCCTGATGATAAATTGTCCGAAAGTGGCTACAAGGAGTTTATTGCCATCAGTGACACGAGTCAGGTCCTCCAGATTCCTCGTAACTTGCAACTCGATATTGCTGCCATGCTGCCAGGAGGAGCTCTCACTGCCTACAGTGCTGTTCTCAAGGCCAAACCACATGTTGAAAAACTGAAGGAAGTCAAAG CTTGTGTGAATGTGTTGATAGTTGGAGCTGGGGGCCTGGGACTTTGGACATTGAAAATTGCCAACTATTTGATTAGTGGCAACTGCTCAGAAATAAAACTGTTTGTGGCAGACAACAGCATAGATAAGCTGCTTACAGCGCAGGATCACAAGTGCTATGATATCATTCACTGGAACGAAGAGGATCATGAGGAATACATTGCAGAGCGGACAATCGACGCTTGTCGTGGTGGTGTCGACGTCATCATTGACTTCGTCAGCTCACCAAGAACCATGCAAAGATCGCTCAAAGTTCTCAACAGG GAGGGTTTAATACTCGTTGGCGGTAACAGCATGTCTGAAGTGAGCATCAGCCTAAATGCTCTGGCGGCAAAACAACAAAGCATTGTGGGAATCCCGAAAGGCAGTATGAATCAATTGAGAGAACTAGTCAGGCTAGTAGCAGAACAAAAG CTGGAAATTCCACAATATGCAGTTTTCCCCGTTGAAGAAGCAAACCAGGTTTTCAAAGACTTGTGTGATTGTCGGATCACGGGACGAGCCATTTTCAAATTCGGCAACATCAACCAGACTGCGATGGACAATGCCACACACCACTGA